GAGGGGGAGGCGTTCCTCGCCGAGGTCGACGAGACGGTGGACGTGGTGTTACTCGACCGACGGATGCCGGGGTACTCGGGGGACGACGTCCTGGAGATGTTAGAGCGTCGAGACGCGGACCCGGCGGTGATCGTGGTGACGGCGATCGACCCGGATCTGGACGTCCTCGAGATGCCGTTCGACGACTACCTCGTCAAGCCCGTACAGCACGACGACCTCGCGAACGCGATCGAACTCCAGATGCGGGCGCGCGAGCACGACGCGGACCTCCAGCGGTTCCTCAGGCTGGAGACCAAGCGTCGGGTGCTGCTCGCGGAGCACCGCGAGATGGCGCTCTCGGGCGAACCGGAGTGGGAGGCACTCGTCGACGAGTACGACGAACTGAAGGACCGTCTCCAGCGGACCGTCGACGACTTCGAGGACGTGCTCGAGGCGTACCGCTCGTCGCACCGCGGTCGCGCCTGACGCTCCTGCCGAGCGCGAGTGCCGTGGCCGTCGCTGGTGGGCGAGTCGACGGCAGCGAAAGTGATGGAAGTGGGTGGATGACAGCCAGCGTTGGCGAGGCACCGACTGCGTCCAGAACTATTGGCGCCGGACGCAAAAAGGTGTCCAGAAGCGAATTTCTGTTCGATTTCCTAGCAGTATCGGGGTCGTGGCGAGCGGCGAGAAAAAGGCATTTACGCCGGAGCCACGTACCTGCGTGCAATTATGGTACTCGACGACCTCGGCAGTTCTCTGCGGGGCACGCTCGACACGCTCCGCGGGAAGTCACGCATCTCGGAGGAAGACGTCGAGGAGGTCGTCAAGGAGATCCAGCGGTCGCTCCTGCAGGCCGACGTCGACGTCTCGCTCGTCATGGACCTCTCCGACAGCATCAAGGAGCGGTCGCTCGACGAGGAGCCGCCGCAGGGGACGACCGCCAGGGACCACGTCCTCCGCATCGTGTACGAGGAACTCGTCGACCTCGTCGGCGAGTCCACCGAGATCCCCCTCGAGGGGCAGACGATCATGCTCGCGGGCCTCCAGGGGTCGGGGAAGACGACGTCCGCGGCGAAGATGGCGTGGTGGTTCTCGAAGAAGGGCCTGCGGCCCGCGGTGATCCAGACGGACACGTTCCGGCCGGGCGCGTACGACCAGGCCAAGGAGATGTGTCGGCGCGCGGAGGTCGAGTTCTACGGCGACCCCGACTGCGACGACCCCGTCCAGATCGCTCGCGAGGGTCTCGAGGCGACGAGCGATGCAGAGGTCCACATCGTGGACACGGCGGGTCGGCACGCGCTCGAGGACGACCTCATCGCGGAGATCGAGGAGATCGAGTCCGCGGTCGACCCGGACCGGTCGCTCCTGGTACTGGACGCCGCGATCGGGCAGGGCGCGAAGGACCAGGCGAGTCAGTTCGACGAGTCCATCGGGATCGATGGCGTCGTCATCACGAAGCTCGACGGGACCGCGAAGGGTGGCGGTGCGCTGACGGCGGTCGACCAGACGGACTCCTCGATCGGGTTCCTCGGGACCGGCGAGGAGGTCAAGGACATCGAGCGGTTCGAGCCCGAGAGCTTCATCTCGCGGCTGCTCGGGATGGGCGACCTCAAGCAACTCACCGAGCGCGTCGAGCGCGCGATGGAGGAGACCGGGGACGAGGAGGAGGACTGGGACCCCGAGGACATGCTGAAGGGGGAGTTCACGCTGAAGGACATGCAGCGTCAGCTGGAGGCGATGAACAACATGGGGCCGCTCGACCAGATCATGGACATGATCCCGGGGATGGGCGGCGGCATCAAGGACCAGTTGCCGGACGACGCGATGGACGTCACTCAGGACCGGATGCGTCGGTTCGAGGTGATCATGGACTCGATGACGGAGAAGGAGATGGAGAACCCCCGCGGCGTCGGGCAGACGCAGGTCGAGCGGATCGCGCGCGGCTCGGGGTGCGACGAGGAGGAAGTCCGCGAACTCCTCCAGCAGCACAAGATGATGGAGCGGACGCTCAACCAGTTCCAGGGCGGGATGGACGGCGACATGCAGCGGATGATGAAGAAGATGCAGGGCGAAGGCGGTGGCGGCATGGGTGGCATGGGCGGTATGGGCGGCGGCAAGGGTCCGTTCGGCGACTGAAGCGGTGGGCTCGCGTTCGACCGTCGCGGCGTATCGCTCGCGCGTCTCTCGGCTGGACGCGCTCGTCCTGACGGCGGGCATCTGGTTCCTCGCGAAGTTCCTCCGCTATTTGTTCCCGCCGCTGTTCCCGACCTTGACAGCGGAGTACGGCGTGTCGAACGCCGTCGTCGGCGGTGCGTTCACGGCGCTGATGCTCGCGTACGCCGCGATGCAGTTGCCGTCGGGGATGCTCGCGGACCGCGTCGGTGGGTGGCGCGTCGTCACCGCGGGCGCGGTCCTCGCCGCACTGGCGGCGCTCGCGATCGCGGCCCCAGTCGCTCTCGGAGCGCCGCTCCCGTTCGTTGCGCTCGTCGCGGCGATGGTGGTCGTCGGTGTCGGCACGGGCGCGCACAAGACCGTCGCCGTCCCCCTCCTCTCGCGCGTGTACGTCTCGCGAACCGGGCGTGCGCTCGGCGTGATGGACACGTTCGGGTCGTTCGGCGGCGTCGTCGCCCCGATCGCGGTCGTCGCCGCGACCACTGGCGTCCTCGCCGCGGTCGTCGACTGGCCCGCGATCTTCCTCGCGACCGGCGTCGTCGGGCTCGTCCTCGCGGCCGCGTTCGCGCGGCGCGTCCCCGCTCGCGTCGGCGACGCCGGCGCCGGCGACGCCGCGAACACCGCCACCGTCGGCGAGTACGCCGCGCTCTTCGGCGACCGCGACGTTGCCGCGTTCGTCGCCGTCACCGTCCTCTTTTCGTTCACCTACAACGGCGCCGTCGCCTTCCTCCCCACGTACCTCGTCGACGCCGCCGAGCTCTCCGACGGCACCGCCGGCCTGCTGTACGCGGCCGTGTTCGCGGTGAGCGTCGTCCAGGTCCTCACGGGCGGCGCGAGCGACGAGTTCGGCCGCCTCCCCGTCCTCGGCGGGACGCTCGCGCTCGCCGCCGCCGGCCTCGCGGTCGTCGTCGCCGTCCCGACCGCTCCCGTGCTCGTGCTCGCAGTCGGTATCGTCTCGTTCGGCCTCGGCAGCCACGGCTTCCGCCCCGTCCGCGGCGCGTACCTCGTCGACCTCGTCCCCGACGACGTCGCGGGCGGCGCGCTCGGCGCCGTCAGGACCGCCATCATGGGCGTCGGCGCGATCGCACCGGCGACCGTGGGCGTCCTCGCCGAGAGCTTCGGGTTCCAGGTCGCCTTCGGCGCCCTCCTCGCCGCACTCGTCGCCGCGCTCGCGACGCTCGCGGCCGTCGCGGTCCTCGCGGACTGAGTTCGCTCCGGCACCGAGTCCCGCGTCCCCGAACCCGCGTCACTCGTCGCCGGCGTCCGGTACGCTCGCTCGCGACCCGTCGACGGCGTCGACGACGCGTCCGAGTGCGTCCGTCTCGACGGCGTTCCGCGGCGCGGTCAGACCGGAGACGCCGACTTCGCCGTCGATGACGGCGCGGCGCTCGGTCCCGACGTCGTAGCGCTCGCGGTGCTCGTCGATGCCCGGCATCGGGTTCTCCCAGCCGACGACGTGCGGCCAGAGGCTGTCCTGGAGGCCGATGACGTCCTGGTCGTCTTCGACGTCGACGGGGAGGTCGGCGGTGTCCTCGTGGCGCTCCACGTGGAGGTCGAAGTCGACGTCGGGGCGCGTCAGTCGGACCTTCGCGTCGGCGTCCTCGATGGGTGCGTTCACGTTCACGACGTCGACCGCGTCGAAGACGCCCTCGGCGAGCGCGCGCTCGACGACGTCGCGTGCGACGCGAGCGGGCGGGTCGAAGTCGTGGGCGTCCGGGGGACGGACGAAGAACTCTCGCGTGTGGTACGCGGAGACGGCGACCGCGGGCGTGCCGAGGAACGCCGCCTCCATCGCGGCGCCGACGGTCCCGGAGCGGCCGAGGACGTACGCGCCGAGGTTCGGACCGTGATTGCACCCGGAGACGACGAGGTCGAAGTCCGCGTCGAGCCCCCGGAGGCCGTACGCGACGCAGTCCGCGGGCGTGCCGTCGACCGCGTACCCCCACGGGTGGTCCTCGCGCGTGACGTAACTCGAGCGCTCGCGGCCGACGCCGCTCTGGTTCTCCGTGGGCGCGACGACGGTGACGTCGCCGATCGCTCTGAGTTCCTCGTAGAGCGCGGCGAGGCCGTCGGCGTCGATGCCGTCGTCGTTCGTCAGCAGGACCTCGGTCATTGCACGAGCGTTGTCGCGTTCGCTCAAACGGCTTTCGGAAGGTCGGGCGTCGACGACGCCGACTGCACCCGAAATCGGGGGTTGCGGTCGGCGCGGGCGGCGTCGGGCCGACGGAGCGACGGTGTGGGATACGGTGGCGTACTGGGGTGCGTTTCGGACGGAGCTCCGACCCCGGTCACTGGAGCGCACTCGGGCGATTTCACACTCGAAACGAGGGGGTTCGCCGCGAGCGCGACGGCGAATGCCCTCGCTCGGGCCTGACGGGGCGTCCGCGAGGAACGGACGGCTTCGACCCGAGGTCGATGGGCCGTTCGTCCCGGGCAGGCGGGCGGTCGTGGAGTCGAAACGAGGGGGTTCGATCGGTCGTCTCGGGAGCGACACGGGCCGTCGAACCCCGCTCTGGGGCGTCTACGCGGCGTCTCGGGTGGAACACCTGGAGCGTCAGACGCTCGGTCATCACGCGGTCTACACTCGAAACGAGGGTGTGCGGGGGTCCTCGGCCGGCTCTGGGGAGCGCTCCGGGGGCCTTCACACTCGACCCGACCAGTCACGTGGGGCGTCTCGAGTGGAACGAGTGGAGCGTCAGACGCTCGGTCATCACGCGGTCTACACTCGAAACGAGGGGGTTCGGGCCGCGTCGACGGCGTCCGAGTTCCTCGGGACGCTCGGGGTTCTCGCAGCAGTCGCTCCCTCACAGGGACGAGACGGTCGTCGCGCGGCCCGCCCGAAGACCGGTCAGTCGACGATGATGTCGTCGTCGGTGATCGTCGGCTCGTCGGCCGACCCCGGCTGCATCTCCGCCTGATAGCGGTCGATCCACGCCGCGAAGCAGTCGGGACAGAGCCGCTGGGAGTCGATCTGCGTCCGGTCGACCGCGAGCCGGACCGTACGCGCCAGCGCATCC
The Halorubellus sp. JP-L1 DNA segment above includes these coding regions:
- a CDS encoding response regulator transcription factor gives rise to the protein MPGDQETTVLVVDDEEKLANMFTLWLRGEYDVRTVYEGEAFLAEVDETVDVVLLDRRMPGYSGDDVLEMLERRDADPAVIVVTAIDPDLDVLEMPFDDYLVKPVQHDDLANAIELQMRAREHDADLQRFLRLETKRRVLLAEHREMALSGEPEWEALVDEYDELKDRLQRTVDDFEDVLEAYRSSHRGRA
- a CDS encoding signal recognition particle protein Srp54, yielding MVLDDLGSSLRGTLDTLRGKSRISEEDVEEVVKEIQRSLLQADVDVSLVMDLSDSIKERSLDEEPPQGTTARDHVLRIVYEELVDLVGESTEIPLEGQTIMLAGLQGSGKTTSAAKMAWWFSKKGLRPAVIQTDTFRPGAYDQAKEMCRRAEVEFYGDPDCDDPVQIAREGLEATSDAEVHIVDTAGRHALEDDLIAEIEEIESAVDPDRSLLVLDAAIGQGAKDQASQFDESIGIDGVVITKLDGTAKGGGALTAVDQTDSSIGFLGTGEEVKDIERFEPESFISRLLGMGDLKQLTERVERAMEETGDEEEDWDPEDMLKGEFTLKDMQRQLEAMNNMGPLDQIMDMIPGMGGGIKDQLPDDAMDVTQDRMRRFEVIMDSMTEKEMENPRGVGQTQVERIARGSGCDEEEVRELLQQHKMMERTLNQFQGGMDGDMQRMMKKMQGEGGGGMGGMGGMGGGKGPFGD
- a CDS encoding MFS transporter; its protein translation is MGSRSTVAAYRSRVSRLDALVLTAGIWFLAKFLRYLFPPLFPTLTAEYGVSNAVVGGAFTALMLAYAAMQLPSGMLADRVGGWRVVTAGAVLAALAALAIAAPVALGAPLPFVALVAAMVVVGVGTGAHKTVAVPLLSRVYVSRTGRALGVMDTFGSFGGVVAPIAVVAATTGVLAAVVDWPAIFLATGVVGLVLAAAFARRVPARVGDAGAGDAANTATVGEYAALFGDRDVAAFVAVTVLFSFTYNGAVAFLPTYLVDAAELSDGTAGLLYAAVFAVSVVQVLTGGASDEFGRLPVLGGTLALAAAGLAVVVAVPTAPVLVLAVGIVSFGLGSHGFRPVRGAYLVDLVPDDVAGGALGAVRTAIMGVGAIAPATVGVLAESFGFQVAFGALLAALVAALATLAAVAVLAD
- the surE gene encoding 5'/3'-nucleotidase SurE, giving the protein MTEVLLTNDDGIDADGLAALYEELRAIGDVTVVAPTENQSGVGRERSSYVTREDHPWGYAVDGTPADCVAYGLRGLDADFDLVVSGCNHGPNLGAYVLGRSGTVGAAMEAAFLGTPAVAVSAYHTREFFVRPPDAHDFDPPARVARDVVERALAEGVFDAVDVVNVNAPIEDADAKVRLTRPDVDFDLHVERHEDTADLPVDVEDDQDVIGLQDSLWPHVVGWENPMPGIDEHRERYDVGTERRAVIDGEVGVSGLTAPRNAVETDALGRVVDAVDGSRASVPDAGDE